A genomic window from Candidatus Saccharimonadales bacterium includes:
- a CDS encoding DnaB-like helicase C-terminal domain-containing protein: protein MSGIIGGLLRELALGLRSPVLALASQNRSAGNYGNGKGSAALDSLKESGDLEYAADVVLFLTEAQEPLATPPARAVELTVAKNRHGDTGRVGLIFRPDLGTLREEAKP, encoded by the coding sequence ATGTCCGGAATAATAGGTGGCCTGCTGCGCGAGCTCGCTCTGGGGCTGCGCAGCCCGGTGCTCGCGCTGGCGTCGCAAAACCGCAGCGCCGGCAACTATGGGAACGGCAAAGGGAGCGCAGCACTCGATTCACTCAAGGAAAGCGGTGACCTGGAGTATGCGGCCGATGTGGTGCTGTTCCTGACGGAAGCCCAGGAGCCCCTGGCTACCCCACCGGCGCGCGCGGTCGAGCTAACCGTGGCCAAAAACCGGCATGGCGATACCGGGAGAGTCGGGTTAATCTTCCGCCCTGATCTGGGAACCCTGCGCGAGGAGGCAAAGCCATGA
- a CDS encoding transposase has product MPHWKSVASPRKRGRPLTYEEKWMVYHAFESFERNKLDGSVILVEDPYSVTSSYTGVARTTVAHIVKSVRESGRVPQAKVPGNRHQMTAIPISTEARIREFVFERHREGTICNAKHIVALLKDEFALDIQDRTMRRHLARMGFIWSQTKKQTRSLRESSRVRQQRHDYLYEIRKNQRLPSDEQYRLVYLDESFLHHHYGAQFSWFSDGDFMERSTGKGRRWCFIHAIMEEGLLEDTLLIFEAKKSKGDYHQQFDHQVFQKWFQEQLLPHLPKRCLIVLDRCPYHMVGKDAIIPQQMRKIELQEWLTQHGFAWEENWLKPRLIEEVEAKRDKKTMVEIFAENKGHRVLFLPVHHPELNPIELVWNTVKGECARLFSNQTSFQDQRMRLQEAFSNKIDSQYCSEAFRHVRQFEEKYWETDLVLDDELDEGIGVDETDLDYIL; this is encoded by the coding sequence ATGCCCCACTGGAAATCAGTAGCCTCCCCTCGCAAACGGGGTCGTCCTTTGACGTATGAAGAAAAATGGATGGTCTACCATGCATTTGAGTCTTTTGAACGTAACAAATTAGATGGGTCCGTCATTCTCGTTGAAGATCCTTACTCGGTAACGAGTTCTTACACGGGAGTAGCAAGAACGACTGTAGCCCACATTGTCAAATCAGTGAGAGAAAGTGGGCGTGTACCTCAGGCGAAGGTGCCTGGTAATCGTCACCAGATGACAGCGATACCTATTTCAACTGAAGCAAGAATTCGGGAATTTGTTTTTGAGCGTCATCGTGAAGGGACGATCTGTAACGCGAAGCATATTGTAGCGTTGCTTAAAGATGAATTTGCATTGGACATTCAGGATCGAACAATGCGACGCCATCTTGCTCGCATGGGCTTTATTTGGTCTCAAACCAAAAAGCAGACACGATCTTTACGAGAAAGCAGCCGAGTTCGTCAACAAAGACATGACTATCTTTATGAGATCAGAAAAAACCAAAGGTTACCCTCTGATGAACAATATCGTCTCGTGTATTTGGATGAAAGTTTCCTCCATCATCATTATGGTGCCCAATTTTCATGGTTTTCAGATGGCGATTTTATGGAACGCTCTACCGGTAAAGGTAGGCGTTGGTGCTTCATTCATGCCATCATGGAAGAAGGCTTGCTGGAAGACACGTTACTGATTTTCGAGGCAAAAAAATCAAAAGGAGATTATCATCAACAGTTCGATCACCAGGTTTTCCAGAAATGGTTCCAGGAGCAGTTGTTACCACATCTTCCAAAGCGCTGTTTGATTGTGTTGGATCGTTGCCCCTACCATATGGTTGGGAAAGATGCCATCATTCCTCAACAGATGAGGAAAATTGAACTGCAAGAGTGGTTGACTCAGCATGGATTTGCCTGGGAAGAAAACTGGCTGAAACCGAGACTGATTGAAGAAGTTGAAGCCAAAAGAGATAAAAAAACGATGGTGGAAATTTTTGCTGAAAATAAGGGACATCGTGTGTTGTTTTTGCCAGTGCATCATCCAGAACTCAACCCTATTGAGTTAGTATGGAACACGGTGAAAGGGGAATGTGCCCGCCTCTTTTCGAATCAGACAAGCTTCCAAGATCAACGTATGCGCTTGCAAGAGGCATTTAGCAACAAGATTGATTCGCAATACTGTTCTGAAGCTTTCAGGCATGTGAGGCAATTTGAAGAAAAATATTGGGAAACAGATTTAGTACTAGACGATGAGTTAGATGAGGGCATAGGAGTTGATGAGACCGATTTAGATTACATTCTTTGA